The following proteins are co-located in the Desulfobacterales bacterium genome:
- a CDS encoding NAD-dependent epimerase/dehydratase family protein produces MGQKILVTGGAGFIGANLVRRLREGGFEEWVFDDLSRGRVEYLPDAERLIQGDIRDHEALYNAMSGIETVIHLAAFGSVVESVDAPQPNFDINVSGTFSVLECARKAGVKRLIFASTGGALIGEATPPVDELSLPKPISPYGASKLCGEAYCHAYAKAYGICTIALRFANVYGPFSGHKKGAATKFMKCLLQDEPMPIFGDGSASRDFLHVADLCEGIVKAIELDVSPGEVFHLASEEETTILGLAKAISEIGGQPDYPIQHFSRRAGEVTRNFAKSDKAHKALGFKPQKNLIKGLEETWKWYLAHRDDVLSLKESDS; encoded by the coding sequence ATGGGACAAAAAATTCTTGTGACTGGTGGGGCGGGGTTTATCGGCGCCAACTTGGTAAGGCGCCTTCGTGAAGGTGGTTTTGAAGAATGGGTGTTTGATGATTTGTCTCGCGGCAGGGTGGAATACCTGCCGGATGCAGAACGGTTGATTCAAGGTGACATCCGGGATCATGAGGCTTTATACAATGCCATGTCAGGGATTGAGACGGTTATACATCTGGCTGCGTTTGGTTCTGTTGTCGAATCCGTGGATGCCCCGCAGCCAAACTTTGACATTAACGTGAGCGGCACGTTTAGTGTATTGGAATGTGCAAGAAAGGCAGGAGTAAAACGGTTAATTTTCGCATCTACCGGCGGTGCATTAATCGGGGAAGCAACACCACCAGTTGATGAGTTGTCTCTTCCCAAGCCGATTTCCCCTTACGGGGCCAGCAAATTATGCGGCGAAGCGTATTGCCATGCATATGCCAAAGCATATGGCATCTGCACCATTGCTCTAAGGTTTGCCAATGTGTACGGACCATTCAGCGGGCATAAAAAAGGGGCGGCCACAAAATTTATGAAATGTTTGTTGCAGGATGAGCCTATGCCGATTTTTGGGGATGGTTCTGCCAGCAGGGATTTTTTGCATGTTGCGGACTTATGTGAAGGTATTGTGAAGGCCATAGAATTGGATGTCTCGCCGGGAGAAGTTTTCCATCTGGCCTCTGAGGAAGAAACAACTATTTTGGGGCTTGCCAAAGCGATATCAGAAATTGGGGGGCAGCCCGATTACCCGATTCAACATTTTTCAAGGCGAGCTGGAGAGGTTACACGGAATTTCGCCAAAAGTGACAAAGCTCACAAAGCGCTTGGCTTTAAACCTCAAAAAAATCTTATAAAAGGTTTAGAAGAAACCTGGAAGTGGTATTTAGCGCATCGGGATGATGTGCTTTCGCTCAAAGAGAGTGACTCTTGA
- a CDS encoding glycosyltransferase, whose protein sequence is MKILYLSTVDIKGGAALGAYRLHRGFLKKGIDSILLVNKKLSDDHTVKGPANNFQKMLNAIKPEIQKALLKCQKTPNTFLHSINLFPSGMARYINQSDVDFVILHWIGQEMLSIAEIGKIQKPVVWRLADQWAFSGSEHYVLPEEEIRYIEGYSRNNRPSDHKGLDVDCWTWQRKKKHWLHKPLTIVTGSRWLAECARKSYLFKDKVIKAIPSGLDMDIYKPVDKRTARSILNLPLDKKLILFGSMSAASDKRKGFHLLLPALQAFAENSGVHAAAIIFGASKPKNPVNFKMPAYYLSVLQDDWSLVLAYSAADVFILPTMQDNLPYTVMEAMACGTPSISFNIGGLPDMIEHEINGYLAEPFDPSDLANGLTYILNNDALRKKMSENCRQKALREYNVDVQVDRYLELFQSIEQNAK, encoded by the coding sequence ATGAAAATATTGTATTTAAGCACCGTTGACATCAAGGGCGGCGCTGCGCTTGGGGCCTACAGACTTCATCGGGGCTTTTTAAAAAAAGGGATTGATTCTATACTTTTAGTAAATAAAAAATTAAGCGATGATCATACTGTCAAAGGACCTGCTAATAATTTTCAAAAAATGTTAAATGCTATCAAGCCTGAAATCCAAAAAGCTTTGTTAAAATGCCAAAAAACACCCAACACTTTTCTTCATTCAATTAATTTGTTTCCAAGCGGCATGGCCAGATATATCAACCAGTCTGATGTAGATTTTGTGATACTGCATTGGATCGGTCAGGAAATGTTGAGCATTGCCGAAATAGGAAAAATTCAAAAACCTGTTGTATGGCGCTTGGCGGATCAGTGGGCTTTTAGTGGATCAGAGCATTATGTGCTCCCGGAGGAAGAAATACGCTATATCGAGGGATATAGCAGAAATAATCGACCGAGTGATCATAAAGGGCTTGATGTTGACTGCTGGACTTGGCAACGCAAGAAAAAACACTGGCTGCATAAGCCATTGACGATTGTAACCGGCAGCCGCTGGCTGGCTGAATGTGCCCGGAAGAGTTATTTGTTTAAAGATAAAGTCATTAAGGCCATCCCCAGCGGTTTGGATATGGATATCTACAAGCCGGTGGATAAACGCACGGCAAGATCTATACTTAATTTGCCTCTTGATAAAAAGCTGATTCTTTTTGGCTCCATGTCTGCGGCCAGTGATAAACGAAAAGGGTTTCACCTGTTATTGCCCGCTTTACAGGCATTTGCTGAAAATAGTGGTGTGCATGCGGCAGCCATTATATTTGGTGCATCCAAGCCGAAAAATCCAGTCAATTTTAAAATGCCGGCCTACTATCTTTCGGTGCTGCAAGACGATTGGAGCCTGGTCCTGGCTTATTCAGCGGCGGATGTATTCATTTTGCCGACAATGCAGGATAACCTCCCATATACCGTAATGGAAGCAATGGCTTGTGGAACCCCGAGCATAAGCTTTAACATTGGCGGTTTGCCGGATATGATCGAGCACGAAATTAACGGGTATCTGGCTGAGCCATTTGATCCCAGCGATTTGGCCAATGGTTTGACTTACATATTAAACAATGATGCTTTAAGAAAAAAGATGTCTGAAAATTGCAGGCAAAAGGCACTGCGGGAATACAATGTTGATGTGCAGGTAGACAGGTATCTGGAATTATTTCAGTCAATAGAACAAAATGCCAAATAA
- a CDS encoding glycosyltransferase gives MKIALIGPTYPFRGGISHYTTLLHEHLKERHEVRFFSFSRQYPKWLFPGKSDVDPSQMHIQVPGVERVIDSVNPLTWVHTARILARNGFDVVIIPWWVSFWAPQFFTILKILKKYSNTLILFICHNVVAHESKSYDKLLTKLVLKQGDYYIVHSREDENNLLDILPDARVCRHVHPTYDVFRFDDFEPQECRRMLGVSGNLMLFFGFVRDYKGLTYLLKAMPEILAAVPVKLMVVGEFWKDKHYYLKLIEQLDVGDHVIIIDQYVPNEDVGRYFCAADLVVQPYVSATGSGVVQIAFGFHKPVLATAVGCLPEIIDHGRTGFIVPPKSPEAIAEAAINLFTSKSKGFFEENIKRQQYRFSWERLADKIEMLLADGIQYH, from the coding sequence ATGAAGATCGCCCTAATCGGCCCGACTTATCCATTTCGAGGCGGGATATCCCATTATACGACCCTCTTGCATGAGCACTTAAAAGAAAGGCATGAGGTCCGGTTTTTTTCTTTTTCGCGCCAGTATCCGAAATGGCTTTTCCCGGGCAAAAGCGATGTCGATCCAAGTCAAATGCATATCCAGGTCCCTGGCGTGGAGCGGGTGATCGATTCTGTCAATCCTTTAACCTGGGTTCACACCGCGCGAATTCTTGCGCGAAATGGATTCGATGTGGTGATTATTCCTTGGTGGGTCTCCTTCTGGGCGCCCCAGTTTTTTACGATTTTAAAAATTTTAAAAAAATACTCGAACACCTTGATTCTTTTTATATGCCATAACGTGGTGGCGCATGAATCGAAAAGCTATGACAAACTGCTCACCAAGCTGGTGCTCAAGCAGGGTGATTATTACATTGTGCATTCCAGAGAAGATGAAAACAACCTACTGGATATTTTGCCGGATGCGAGGGTATGCCGGCATGTGCACCCAACATATGATGTTTTTCGGTTCGATGATTTTGAACCGCAGGAATGCCGCAGAATGCTCGGCGTTTCCGGGAACTTAATGCTTTTTTTCGGCTTTGTAAGGGATTATAAGGGATTGACATATCTGCTTAAGGCAATGCCTGAAATTCTGGCAGCGGTGCCTGTCAAACTTATGGTGGTTGGCGAGTTTTGGAAAGATAAGCACTATTATTTAAAATTAATTGAGCAGCTGGACGTTGGCGATCATGTCATCATTATTGATCAGTATGTACCAAACGAAGATGTTGGGCGTTATTTTTGTGCCGCGGATCTGGTTGTGCAGCCTTATGTGAGCGCTACCGGAAGTGGTGTGGTGCAGATCGCATTCGGATTTCATAAGCCGGTTTTGGCCACAGCCGTGGGCTGCCTGCCGGAAATTATCGACCACGGCAGAACCGGTTTTATCGTGCCTCCCAAATCACCGGAGGCCATTGCAGAGGCGGCTATCAACTTATTTACGAGCAAAAGCAAGGGTTTTTTTGAAGAAAATATCAAAAGGCAGCAATACCGTTTTTCCTGGGAGCGCTTGGCTGATAAGATTGAAATGCTGTTAGCAGATGGTATCCAATATCACTAA
- a CDS encoding FkbM family methyltransferase — protein sequence MKKVLRSDSNCIDIGCYRGEILKDMIKFVPDGRVFAFEPVPANCEYLSKKFPRVDLFQVALGDEAGLANFYYDSEHPARSGLAGQKDLTDEFQVEMETLDHIIPGDMNIDLIKIDVEGAEYKVIKGGENLIKRCRPVIIFECNNGSAELYNCHPGDLFDLISKEMGLKISSMSAWLKETPPFNRNAFIECVHEEKFNNFIACCP from the coding sequence ATGAAAAAAGTGCTTCGCTCGGATTCCAACTGCATCGATATTGGCTGCTACAGGGGAGAGATTCTTAAGGATATGATAAAATTTGTTCCAGACGGCCGTGTTTTTGCCTTTGAACCCGTACCCGCTAATTGCGAATATTTATCCAAAAAGTTTCCCCGGGTAGATTTGTTTCAGGTGGCATTGGGAGATGAAGCCGGTTTAGCAAATTTTTATTACGACAGTGAGCACCCGGCAAGAAGCGGCCTTGCAGGACAGAAGGACTTAACAGATGAGTTTCAGGTAGAAATGGAGACACTTGATCATATTATCCCCGGCGATATGAACATTGATCTTATCAAAATCGATGTTGAAGGCGCCGAATACAAGGTCATAAAGGGCGGGGAAAATCTTATCAAACGCTGCCGGCCGGTTATCATATTTGAGTGCAATAATGGGTCGGCCGAGCTTTATAATTGCCATCCAGGAGATTTGTTTGATTTAATTTCCAAGGAAATGGGGCTTAAGATTTCCTCTATGTCCGCTTGGTTGAAAGAAACTCCCCCGTTCAATAGAAACGCGTTTATTGAGTGTGTCCATGAAGAAAAGTTCAATAATTTTATTGCCTGTTGTCCATAG
- a CDS encoding glycosyltransferase: MTEKTTIALTRYGEANSLVGQALESLAIQKGVKADVFFLDQQEAPELEKLCKQLSNNNIAFHYIRIPSVCVSYARNQAIKLCETNIILFIDADAIAHKNWAYYLSDTLINHGAAVAGGKIIPKFHKKPSFLVKSNLVRDQYSLMHLGEGIHDISKVVATSMGLHIQKMGPEAYFNENMGRRDGNLAGGADIDVCERAIRNNLRVLYNSKAVVTHQVLEERLTFKWLFKRFYWGGKAKAQKVGRLQRTPTNPKNAWDYIAMPLFLIPFMAGFFEYKFSRKKGKL; this comes from the coding sequence ATGACAGAGAAAACGACTATCGCACTTACAAGGTATGGCGAAGCTAATAGTTTGGTGGGCCAGGCATTGGAAAGTCTTGCGATTCAAAAGGGTGTTAAAGCGGATGTCTTCTTTTTAGATCAACAGGAAGCCCCTGAGTTGGAGAAACTATGTAAACAATTATCCAATAATAATATTGCTTTTCACTATATCCGTATTCCGTCAGTATGTGTATCTTACGCTAGAAATCAGGCTATCAAATTATGTGAAACCAATATCATTTTATTTATTGATGCGGATGCTATTGCCCATAAAAATTGGGCTTATTATTTATCAGATACTTTGATAAACCATGGAGCAGCCGTAGCCGGAGGCAAAATTATACCCAAGTTTCATAAAAAGCCATCTTTTTTGGTTAAATCAAATCTTGTTAGAGATCAGTATTCCCTTATGCATCTAGGCGAGGGTATCCATGATATATCTAAGGTTGTGGCGACGAGCATGGGTTTACATATTCAAAAAATGGGGCCTGAAGCCTATTTTAATGAAAACATGGGGCGTAGAGACGGTAATTTGGCTGGCGGTGCAGATATTGATGTTTGTGAGCGGGCGATCCGGAACAATCTTAGGGTGTTATACAACAGCAAAGCCGTTGTGACTCACCAGGTTTTGGAAGAAAGACTGACATTTAAATGGCTTTTTAAAAGATTTTATTGGGGTGGCAAGGCAAAAGCACAGAAAGTTGGCAGACTTCAACGAACGCCAACTAATCCTAAGAACGCTTGGGACTACATAGCAATGCCACTATTTTTAATTCCCTTCATGGCGGGCTTTTTCGAGTACAAGTTCAGCCGGAAAAAAGGCAAACTTTAA
- a CDS encoding glycosyltransferase — MTEVQSAGRGFLFFDTSHAGDAVQNIKALLHNGICTPNLHAVFAVSYWVKERIINETEQQIPGIIEFIDLPAAVSEKKRKFKDVFGALRCIRLSEKLADRYHCDQIYFLHLDTFMAGLFIRLFFPSRFFFSGLFFRPLEHYPERFGNNLTLKEKLLSFFKAKIFRRFLASSKIRTIHCYDKYFVEYCQPLKHSDKVRYLPDFSFHPPDMAPPRISIENWIKSKNKFLLFGHLTERKGVLKLLESIKFLDSDHLNASAFLICGKIDRRIQQEIDAVLAELHALGKDKQVHIINDFLDDKKIWYLINACHLVLLPYQRHPGSSGILSWAASAGKPVLAQSFGLLGHEVEKWGLGVTADTGDSKAIALALTCFVQKGVEGIVDANKQAKYKSLHSEKNFASSLLNSLGPE, encoded by the coding sequence ATGACTGAGGTTCAATCAGCTGGGCGCGGGTTTCTTTTTTTTGACACCTCACATGCCGGGGATGCTGTTCAGAATATAAAAGCACTCCTTCACAATGGTATTTGTACACCTAATCTCCACGCCGTTTTTGCCGTAAGTTATTGGGTCAAAGAAAGAATTATTAATGAAACCGAGCAGCAGATACCGGGAATCATAGAATTTATCGATTTGCCGGCGGCGGTATCAGAAAAGAAACGCAAGTTTAAAGACGTTTTTGGTGCATTGCGATGTATCAGGCTCTCCGAAAAGCTCGCTGATCGATATCATTGTGACCAAATATATTTTTTGCATCTTGATACATTTATGGCCGGTTTATTTATTAGGTTGTTTTTTCCATCCCGATTTTTTTTTTCCGGCCTTTTCTTCAGGCCCCTTGAACATTACCCGGAACGATTCGGTAACAATTTAACGCTTAAGGAAAAACTCCTTTCATTTTTTAAAGCTAAAATTTTTCGAAGGTTTCTGGCCTCTTCAAAAATTCGGACAATTCACTGTTATGATAAATATTTTGTTGAATACTGCCAGCCATTGAAGCATTCAGATAAGGTTCGGTATCTTCCGGATTTTTCTTTTCATCCCCCAGACATGGCCCCCCCCCGAATATCCATTGAAAACTGGATAAAAAGTAAAAACAAGTTCTTACTGTTTGGGCATTTAACTGAAAGAAAAGGTGTGCTGAAGCTACTGGAATCAATAAAGTTTCTAGATTCCGATCATTTAAATGCGAGCGCGTTTTTAATCTGTGGAAAGATAGATAGGCGCATTCAACAAGAGATAGATGCAGTTCTTGCCGAATTGCATGCTTTGGGCAAAGATAAGCAAGTTCATATAATAAATGATTTTTTAGACGATAAAAAGATTTGGTACCTGATTAATGCCTGCCATTTGGTTTTGCTGCCCTACCAGCGGCATCCAGGTTCCAGCGGAATTTTAAGCTGGGCGGCCTCGGCCGGCAAACCGGTTTTAGCCCAATCTTTCGGACTGCTCGGCCATGAAGTTGAAAAATGGGGTCTTGGGGTTACCGCTGATACGGGCGATTCAAAAGCCATTGCTTTGGCTCTGACATGTTTTGTTCAAAAAGGAGTTGAGGGCATTGTGGACGCAAATAAACAAGCAAAATATAAAAGTTTGCATTCGGAAAAGAATTTTGCAAGCTCCTTGTTAAATTCCTTAGGCCCAGAATAA
- a CDS encoding NAD-dependent epimerase/dehydratase family protein, with protein sequence MEGPIIIFGGDGFCGWPTSLHLSKQGYDVIIVDNLSRRKIDVELECESLTPIQPLQKRIDTWEALTGKRIGFEYIDLAEHYHRILTLFKEVKPRAVVHFAEQRAAPYSMKGPFHKRYTVHNNINVTHNILCAIVESGLDIHMVHLGTTGVYGYSSVGMEIPEGYLNVKVDVDGEEKEMEIPYPPQPGSIYHMTKTMDALMFSYYNKNDDLRITDLHQGIVWGTETDETRLDEGLINRFDYDGDYGTVLNRFVMQAAVGHPLTVHGTGGQTRAFIHIRDTVQCIRIAIENPPVKGERVKIFNQTTEQHNIHKLAEIISQMSGAEIRYFANPRKEDPQNALRLSCQSFLELGLNPTTLEQGLMSEIYEVAQKYADRCDKSKIVCTSVWRNGMKVDREGSEKPVKNGNGFEN encoded by the coding sequence ATGGAAGGTCCAATTATTATTTTCGGCGGTGACGGGTTTTGCGGGTGGCCGACGAGCCTGCATTTATCAAAACAGGGCTATGATGTCATTATCGTGGACAATTTATCTCGCCGGAAAATCGATGTGGAGCTTGAGTGTGAATCCTTAACCCCGATCCAGCCTTTGCAGAAAAGAATTGATACTTGGGAGGCATTAACCGGCAAGCGAATTGGTTTTGAATATATAGATTTGGCTGAGCATTATCACCGGATTTTAACGCTGTTTAAAGAGGTCAAACCCCGGGCGGTTGTGCATTTTGCCGAGCAGCGGGCAGCCCCGTACTCAATGAAAGGGCCGTTTCATAAGAGATATACGGTTCATAATAACATTAATGTGACGCACAATATTTTATGCGCAATTGTGGAATCCGGCCTGGATATTCACATGGTTCATTTGGGGACCACCGGGGTTTATGGCTACAGTTCGGTGGGTATGGAGATTCCCGAGGGGTACCTCAATGTAAAGGTGGATGTTGATGGGGAAGAAAAGGAGATGGAAATCCCCTATCCGCCACAGCCCGGAAGCATTTACCATATGACCAAGACCATGGATGCCTTGATGTTTTCTTATTACAATAAAAATGATGACTTGCGTATTACGGATTTGCACCAGGGTATTGTCTGGGGCACTGAAACCGATGAGACCCGGCTTGATGAAGGCCTGATCAACCGGTTCGATTATGACGGCGATTACGGTACGGTTCTAAACCGCTTCGTTATGCAGGCAGCCGTCGGGCATCCGCTCACGGTTCACGGCACGGGGGGGCAGACACGGGCATTTATCCATATTCGGGACACCGTTCAATGCATCAGGATTGCCATCGAAAACCCGCCGGTTAAAGGGGAGCGGGTCAAGATATTCAACCAAACCACAGAACAGCATAATATTCATAAGCTGGCGGAAATCATATCGCAGATGAGCGGTGCTGAAATCCGCTATTTTGCGAATCCGAGAAAGGAAGATCCCCAAAACGCATTGCGGCTTTCCTGCCAAAGCTTTTTAGAGCTTGGATTAAATCCGACCACGCTTGAGCAGGGCCTGATGAGCGAAATATATGAGGTTGCCCAGAAATATGCGGATCGATGCGACAAATCAAAGATTGTTTGTACTTCGGTTTGGCGAAACGGGATGAAGGTGGATCGGGAGGGTTCTGAAAAGCCTGTCAAAAATGGAAATGGTTTTGAAAATTGA
- a CDS encoding UDP-glucuronic acid decarboxylase family protein, with translation MKKQILITGGAGFLGSHLCERLLAEGHEVLCLDNCYTGNKGNIYHMMNNPLFEFIRHDVTFPLYVEVDEIYNLACPASPIHYQQDPVQTTKTSVHGAINMLGLAKRVKAKILQASTSEVYGDPAVHPQPEYYWGNVNPIGRRSCYDEGKRCAETLFFDYRRQHKMTIKVVRIFNTYGPRMHPDDGRVVSNFILQALRNEPITIYGDGTQTRSFCYVADMVEGLIRFMATSDDVTGPINLGNPCEFTILGLAERVVAITGSRSKIQFQPLPEDDPKQRKPDISMAKDHLGWEPAVALDEGLEKTIEYFDRLLKDI, from the coding sequence GTGAAAAAACAAATTCTTATAACGGGCGGTGCGGGTTTCCTGGGATCCCATTTATGTGAGCGACTTCTGGCCGAGGGCCATGAAGTATTGTGTCTGGACAACTGTTATACAGGCAATAAGGGCAATATTTACCACATGATGAACAATCCTCTTTTTGAGTTTATCCGTCATGATGTCACGTTTCCGCTTTATGTCGAAGTTGATGAAATCTATAATTTGGCCTGCCCCGCATCTCCAATCCATTATCAGCAGGATCCCGTGCAGACAACCAAGACATCAGTGCACGGGGCGATAAATATGCTTGGTCTGGCCAAGCGGGTAAAAGCGAAAATCCTGCAGGCTTCGACATCCGAGGTTTATGGGGACCCTGCAGTCCATCCCCAGCCTGAGTATTACTGGGGAAACGTCAACCCTATTGGACGAAGATCCTGTTACGATGAAGGCAAAAGATGCGCGGAAACCCTTTTTTTTGATTACCGCCGACAGCATAAAATGACAATCAAAGTTGTTCGAATCTTTAACACCTACGGCCCGCGAATGCATCCGGATGATGGGCGGGTGGTTTCCAATTTTATTCTCCAGGCCCTCAGAAATGAACCCATTACAATTTATGGGGATGGCACACAGACCCGATCCTTTTGCTATGTGGCGGATATGGTGGAGGGGTTAATTCGTTTTATGGCAACGTCCGATGATGTTACCGGCCCAATAAATCTGGGCAATCCATGTGAATTTACAATTCTGGGGTTGGCTGAAAGGGTGGTTGCGATTACGGGGTCACGCTCAAAAATTCAATTTCAGCCGCTGCCGGAAGACGACCCGAAACAGCGCAAACCCGATATTTCGATGGCAAAGGATCACTTGGGGTGGGAGCCAGCTGTTGCGTTAGATGAAGGGCTGGAAAAGACAATTGAATATTTTGATAGGTTATTAAAGGACATATGA